One region of Streptomyces subrutilus genomic DNA includes:
- a CDS encoding NUDIX hydrolase has protein sequence MTETLPSGVELFDVHHLRLAEGEAPALPPEHVAARDRVWDAAVRANPTLFDGPVVACAKFRWEDPHTLFLRWAPVTYRHYALRRVPGAVALPSLFVNAVQPTDDGRVLVVRMSPSTAAPGRWQLAGGSVEPPGGGEVLDEAALRGQAARELVEETGVDVKPHELRLWTVTRGENGSVGLTYLAPARPEVELRERFASVVAAELAEGREPELDELALVRSLDQLADLAGPHVDYLEPIIRRYAQAPLQPGA, from the coding sequence GTGACAGAGACATTGCCTTCGGGCGTTGAACTGTTCGACGTTCACCACCTTCGTCTGGCAGAGGGTGAGGCGCCTGCGCTTCCCCCGGAGCACGTAGCGGCGCGGGATCGTGTGTGGGACGCGGCAGTCCGGGCAAACCCGACCTTGTTTGACGGGCCGGTGGTGGCGTGCGCGAAATTTCGGTGGGAAGACCCGCACACGCTGTTTCTGCGCTGGGCTCCCGTGACGTACCGCCACTATGCTCTGCGCCGGGTTCCTGGCGCGGTGGCGTTGCCGTCGTTGTTCGTGAACGCCGTCCAGCCGACGGACGACGGCCGGGTCCTTGTGGTGAGGATGTCGCCCTCCACTGCGGCCCCGGGGCGGTGGCAGCTGGCCGGCGGGTCTGTGGAACCCCCTGGAGGCGGCGAAGTTCTGGATGAGGCCGCTCTGCGCGGCCAGGCCGCGCGCGAACTGGTCGAGGAAACCGGGGTCGACGTCAAGCCGCACGAGCTGCGGCTGTGGACGGTGACCCGTGGCGAGAACGGCAGCGTCGGGCTGACCTACCTCGCTCCCGCCCGGCCGGAGGTGGAGCTGCGCGAACGTTTCGCTTCCGTGGTGGCGGCGGAGCTTGCGGAGGGCCGCGAGCCCGAACTCGACGAACTCGCGCTCGTCCGCTCCCTGGATCAGCTGGCCGACCTGGCAGGACCCCACGTGGACTATCTGGAGCCGATCATCCGCCGGTACGCCCAGGCCCCGCTCCAGCCCGGCGCCTGA